Proteins encoded in a region of the Massilia sp. UMI-21 genome:
- a CDS encoding NAD(P)-binding domain-containing protein has translation MKNENAQNLPVAVLGAGPVGLAAAAHLIERGLTPLIFEAGAAIGANLATYRHVRLFSPWQYNIDKAARRLLLGQGWSEPAGEELPTAGELVDHYLAPLASIREVNSNLLLGYRVTAITRPGFDKVKTKGRESAPFLIRANTPDGSCQFLASAVIDATGTWSHQNPLGADGIPALGEQALSDRIDYGMPDVLGSARETYAGKKVMVVGAGHSAAGTLLALAQLTQEHPDTRIVWVTRGSQLARFFGGGEADALKARGQLGLRLKALRDSGGLEMRQNFRILELAETDGKIAVTAEPIDGPAPVIEGIDRIICAAGARPDLALTRELRVRHDPWLESTDALAPLIDPNEHSCGTVRPHGHRELAHPESGYYAVGAKSYGRAPNFLLATGYEQVRSVAAALVGDMAAADDVQLDLPETGVCNTRLAYEAAPEPTGSCCNVAPAAAAACCVPAPSPTGACGCSKPAESTCCA, from the coding sequence ATGAAAAATGAGAACGCACAAAACTTGCCAGTCGCAGTGCTCGGCGCAGGTCCAGTCGGGCTCGCCGCAGCGGCCCATCTGATCGAACGCGGTCTAACGCCCCTGATCTTCGAAGCAGGTGCTGCCATCGGTGCGAACCTTGCGACTTATCGCCACGTTCGCTTGTTCTCGCCGTGGCAGTACAACATCGACAAGGCTGCCCGCCGCCTTCTGCTTGGACAAGGATGGAGTGAGCCGGCAGGCGAAGAATTGCCGACCGCTGGCGAACTGGTCGACCATTATCTTGCCCCACTGGCTTCGATTCGCGAGGTGAACTCGAATCTGCTGCTCGGCTACCGCGTCACGGCCATCACGCGCCCGGGGTTCGACAAGGTCAAGACAAAGGGGCGTGAAAGCGCGCCATTCCTCATTCGTGCTAACACGCCGGATGGCTCGTGCCAGTTCTTGGCCAGTGCCGTGATCGATGCTACCGGTACCTGGTCACACCAAAATCCTCTGGGTGCGGACGGCATCCCAGCGCTCGGCGAACAGGCGCTGTCCGACCGGATCGACTATGGCATGCCGGACGTTCTTGGTTCAGCCCGCGAAACCTACGCCGGGAAAAAGGTCATGGTAGTGGGAGCGGGCCATTCTGCAGCAGGCACCTTGCTCGCCCTCGCCCAGCTTACCCAGGAACATCCGGACACGCGTATCGTGTGGGTGACGCGCGGCAGCCAGCTGGCACGGTTTTTTGGCGGCGGTGAAGCCGACGCTCTCAAGGCGCGTGGGCAGCTTGGGCTGCGTTTGAAGGCATTACGCGATTCGGGCGGCCTCGAGATGCGGCAGAACTTCCGGATCCTGGAGCTGGCCGAGACCGATGGCAAGATCGCCGTGACCGCCGAGCCGATCGACGGTCCGGCCCCGGTCATCGAGGGAATCGACCGGATCATTTGTGCTGCCGGCGCACGGCCCGATCTCGCACTCACGCGGGAGCTTCGGGTCCGTCATGATCCGTGGCTTGAGAGCACGGATGCGCTGGCACCGCTGATCGATCCGAACGAGCATAGCTGCGGTACCGTGCGTCCACACGGTCACCGGGAACTGGCACATCCGGAATCTGGTTATTACGCCGTCGGTGCCAAGAGCTATGGCCGCGCCCCCAACTTCCTTTTGGCGACGGGCTACGAGCAGGTTCGCTCGGTGGCAGCAGCCCTGGTAGGAGACATGGCTGCGGCGGATGACGTCCAGCTGGACTTGCCGGAAACCGGAGTGTGCAACACGCGGCTGGCATACGAGGCAGCACCTGAGCCGACGGGCTCGTGCTGCAATGTTGCGCCGGCAGCAGCCGCTGCCTGCTGCGTTCCCGCGCCGTCGCCGACCGGCGCCTGCGGCTGCAGCAAGCCAGCCGAATCCACCTGCTGCGCTTGA
- a CDS encoding winged helix-turn-helix transcriptional regulator: MSVSMSKSCCSPDARNTPGKEIDVDDLARMCKALSHPARVQLLRHLIDYGECYFGSLADVLPLAPSTISKHVSILKDAGLIEGSSDVQRVCYCVNHERLLQFKAVVQDF, translated from the coding sequence ATGAGCGTTTCCATGTCTAAATCCTGCTGCTCCCCGGACGCCCGCAACACCCCGGGAAAAGAAATTGATGTCGATGACCTCGCACGCATGTGCAAGGCACTGTCACACCCCGCGCGAGTGCAGTTGCTCAGGCATCTTATCGATTACGGCGAGTGCTATTTCGGCAGCCTGGCGGACGTGCTGCCTTTGGCGCCATCGACAATCTCCAAGCACGTCTCGATCCTGAAGGATGCGGGCTTGATCGAAGGGTCATCGGATGTGCAACGGGTTTGCTATTGTGTCAATCACGAACGGCTTCTACAGTTCAAAGCAGTAGTACAAGATTTTTAG
- the merR gene encoding Hg(II)-responsive transcriptional regulator, with translation MPEKMTISRLADAAGVNVETVRFYQRSGLIDEPERPSSGYRTYGNEDVRRIRFIKRAQLLGFTLEEISSLLKLEGSGTCSSTRALAAKKLAMVEAKIGDLLAMKSALAGMVARCDSGAPDTSCPVIQALIDD, from the coding sequence ATGCCTGAGAAAATGACCATCAGCCGCTTGGCTGACGCCGCCGGTGTGAACGTCGAGACCGTTCGCTTCTATCAACGAAGTGGATTGATCGATGAGCCGGAACGGCCAAGTTCCGGCTACCGCACCTATGGCAACGAAGATGTACGCCGAATTCGCTTCATCAAGCGCGCACAGCTTCTGGGCTTTACGCTTGAGGAAATTTCGAGCCTGCTCAAGCTGGAAGGTTCGGGGACATGTTCGAGCACGCGCGCTTTGGCGGCGAAAAAGCTCGCCATGGTAGAGGCCAAGATAGGCGACCTTCTGGCGATGAAGTCAGCACTCGCCGGAATGGTTGCGCGCTGCGACAGTGGGGCTCCGGATACAAGCTGTCCAGTCATTCAGGCATTGATCGACGACTGA
- a CDS encoding mercury transporter MerT, with protein MKMGTKGPLVAGVLAALGASACCAGPLVLLLLGVGGGWASRLIALEPYSPYLTALTVLFLGTAFHNLYLRRPACPPDDACSDDHVLRNQRILFWLISLPVILLLTFPLYAALFY; from the coding sequence ATGAAGATGGGAACGAAAGGACCGCTAGTCGCGGGTGTGCTGGCTGCGCTGGGAGCATCGGCTTGTTGTGCGGGCCCGCTCGTCCTGCTATTGCTGGGCGTCGGCGGCGGTTGGGCATCCCGGCTTATCGCGCTGGAGCCCTACAGCCCCTATCTCACCGCGCTTACGGTACTGTTCCTCGGTACTGCATTCCATAACTTGTATCTGCGCCGGCCCGCGTGCCCCCCTGATGACGCCTGTTCCGATGACCATGTCTTGAGGAACCAACGCATTCTGTTTTGGCTCATTTCCTTGCCAGTCATACTGCTACTGACCTTCCCCTTGTACGCCGCGCTCTTCTACTGA
- the merP gene encoding mercury resistance system periplasmic binding protein MerP produces the protein MHFFNIAIAGILLASPAIAGTSQTLTLDVQNMSCATCPITVKKALQRVPGVIDVKIDYERKTATVQLDSDKASVTILTKATTDAGFPSTARKVQ, from the coding sequence ATGCACTTCTTTAACATCGCTATCGCCGGGATATTGCTTGCCAGTCCAGCCATCGCCGGTACGTCGCAAACCCTGACCCTCGACGTGCAGAACATGAGCTGTGCGACTTGCCCAATCACCGTTAAAAAAGCGTTACAGCGAGTTCCGGGCGTGATTGACGTAAAAATCGATTACGAGCGCAAGACGGCCACTGTGCAACTCGACTCCGACAAGGCTAGCGTAACAATACTGACCAAGGCGACGACCGACGCAGGCTTCCCTTCGACGGCCAGGAAAGTGCAATGA
- a CDS encoding 2Fe-2S iron-sulfur cluster binding domain-containing protein: MSHWMRRLHKWVGVILAIQFLLWMSSGVVMSLLDANKVQGREFRIKPPAPPAWPRDVLSTDAVLAASRDKVMAITSGWLLDRPVYRLQNDKRSWLVSAADGKAVAVDASLAREIARASYSGSGKAGTPRLLNFTLEARAHKEPVWRVDFDDADETSVYVSSRSGAVLEHRNSTWRLFDLFWMLHIMDYGERTNFNNPLLVSSAIGGLWMALTGVWLLFVSVRLAEFVPSRWRRRRTVNLVDGSGTTQRSVEAVQGDTVLQALCRSGLQLPSNCGGGQSCGLCEVRCVGQAPEPTSADRALLSPRKLEAGYRLACNLPVKRSLDVDIGNALAMPAERIGIVTSVRPVTPFLREITLSPQGRVDCRPGAYVQIHVPPYERDASQVEVPEHHQDDWRAIGTLASLANDTPVRRSYSVSVPVECAGWQLTFLVRFMPGERPGRGSGYMYTLKVGDEVRFSGPFGDFALKPGSREKVFIGGGAGMAPLRAMIHELLTKGETEPLHFWYGARSRRDAPYVDEMQAFAAKHPNFEWHLVLSEEKAGDGAPAGLVHEAALESLRTHPDIASLEFYVCGPPAMLTATQAMLRGLGVKEENVAFDDFKI, translated from the coding sequence ATGAGCCATTGGATGAGACGATTGCACAAGTGGGTCGGGGTGATCCTGGCGATCCAGTTCCTGCTGTGGATGTCGAGTGGGGTTGTCATGAGCCTGCTCGACGCGAACAAGGTTCAGGGACGCGAATTCCGCATCAAGCCGCCGGCGCCGCCGGCATGGCCGCGCGACGTGCTCAGTACGGACGCCGTGCTTGCGGCCAGCCGCGACAAGGTCATGGCGATTACTTCCGGCTGGCTGCTCGACCGGCCGGTATATCGGCTGCAGAACGACAAGCGCAGCTGGCTCGTCAGCGCCGCAGACGGGAAGGCCGTGGCGGTGGACGCCAGCTTGGCAAGGGAGATTGCCCGTGCATCCTACTCCGGAAGCGGCAAGGCCGGCACGCCCCGCCTGCTGAACTTCACGCTGGAGGCCCGCGCCCACAAGGAGCCCGTCTGGCGCGTCGACTTCGACGATGCGGACGAGACCTCGGTCTATGTCTCCAGCCGGTCGGGAGCCGTGCTCGAACACAGGAACAGTACCTGGCGCCTGTTTGACCTGTTCTGGATGCTTCACATCATGGACTACGGCGAGCGGACCAACTTCAACAATCCCTTGCTCGTCTCCAGTGCAATCGGCGGATTGTGGATGGCACTGACGGGTGTCTGGCTGCTGTTCGTCAGCGTCCGACTTGCGGAATTCGTCCCGAGCCGCTGGCGCCGGCGCCGTACCGTGAATCTGGTCGACGGCAGCGGCACGACGCAGCGCTCGGTCGAGGCGGTGCAGGGCGATACCGTACTCCAGGCGCTTTGCCGCTCGGGCCTGCAGCTGCCGTCGAACTGCGGTGGCGGCCAAAGCTGCGGCCTGTGCGAAGTGAGATGCGTTGGCCAGGCGCCCGAACCTACGAGCGCAGACCGTGCGCTGCTGTCGCCCCGGAAGCTCGAGGCGGGATACAGGTTGGCCTGCAACCTTCCCGTGAAGCGCAGCCTCGATGTCGATATCGGAAATGCCCTGGCAATGCCGGCCGAGCGGATTGGAATAGTCACCAGCGTGAGACCGGTTACGCCCTTCCTGCGAGAGATCACCTTAAGCCCCCAAGGCCGTGTCGATTGCCGTCCAGGTGCCTACGTACAGATTCATGTTCCTCCGTATGAGCGGGACGCCAGCCAAGTGGAAGTCCCGGAGCATCATCAGGACGACTGGCGCGCGATCGGTACGCTGGCTAGTCTCGCAAATGATACGCCAGTACGCAGGTCGTACTCGGTATCGGTGCCGGTCGAATGCGCAGGCTGGCAACTGACTTTTCTGGTTCGCTTCATGCCTGGAGAACGGCCGGGCAGGGGATCAGGCTACATGTACACCCTGAAGGTGGGCGACGAAGTTCGCTTCAGCGGCCCCTTCGGCGATTTCGCACTGAAGCCGGGATCGCGCGAGAAAGTATTCATCGGTGGCGGCGCCGGGATGGCGCCCTTGCGCGCCATGATCCATGAGCTCCTGACAAAGGGGGAGACCGAACCACTGCACTTCTGGTACGGGGCGCGCAGCCGGCGCGATGCGCCGTATGTGGACGAAATGCAGGCGTTCGCAGCGAAACACCCGAATTTCGAATGGCACCTGGTGCTGTCCGAGGAAAAGGCAGGGGACGGGGCGCCAGCGGGACTGGTACACGAAGCCGCGCTGGAGAGTTTGCGCACGCACCCGGACATCGCATCGCTCGAGTTCTACGTGTGCGGTCCCCCGGCCATGCTGACGGCGACACAGGCAATGCTGCGCGGCCTTGGTGTAAAGGAAGAAAACGTTGCCTTTGACGATTTCAAGATCTGA
- a CDS encoding PepSY domain-containing protein, producing the protein MQLAFWVRRAHKWIGLVIGVQALLWMISGLYMVVVPLEVIHGDHLAHVPTERLNPSATRISQSRLHEAYPGLTAVRMKSLLGKEVYEIKHGKQASLVDAASGKKISPLDRDQIVALADAAYAGEGSIKGVEWVTKAPQEVGSRPVPLWAVHYDEPGQTTLYFSPHTGDLVARRHELWRWFDFLWMFHIMDYEERENVNNTLLRTASITGLLFALIGAWLLFYSFNRRKQA; encoded by the coding sequence ATGCAATTAGCTTTCTGGGTGCGACGCGCCCACAAATGGATCGGGCTTGTCATCGGCGTGCAGGCGCTGCTCTGGATGATCAGTGGTCTCTACATGGTCGTCGTCCCGCTGGAGGTGATCCACGGCGACCACCTTGCCCACGTCCCGACTGAGAGGCTCAACCCGTCAGCCACCCGTATCAGCCAGTCTCGCCTGCACGAGGCCTACCCAGGCCTCACCGCCGTTCGCATGAAAAGCCTGCTTGGCAAGGAAGTCTACGAGATCAAGCATGGCAAACAAGCAAGCCTCGTGGACGCCGCCAGTGGCAAGAAGATCAGCCCGCTCGATCGCGACCAGATCGTTGCCCTCGCGGATGCGGCCTACGCGGGGGAGGGCAGCATCAAGGGCGTCGAATGGGTGACGAAGGCGCCGCAGGAAGTCGGTTCACGGCCTGTACCGCTGTGGGCCGTCCATTACGACGAGCCAGGCCAGACGACGCTGTACTTTTCCCCGCATACCGGGGACCTGGTGGCCAGAAGGCATGAGCTCTGGAGGTGGTTCGATTTCCTGTGGATGTTCCACATCATGGACTACGAGGAGCGTGAGAACGTGAACAACACGCTGCTGCGCACGGCCTCGATTACCGGCCTGCTGTTTGCCCTCATCGGAGCATGGCTGCTCTTCTACAGCTTCAACCGGAGGAAGCAGGCATGA
- a CDS encoding TonB-dependent receptor: protein MVHKFVPRTTAALAMLVLQQGAHAQQPATTENTQATGMERVQITGSRINLRQEQLSGVGPVTVIDAETIQRSGAISVETLLQRMPSSAGTAGSQTSAYWTSNGYGTTQVNLRGLGIDRTLVLLNGRRVVSGGTGANSSVDLNMIPVAMIERIEVLKDGASAIYGADAVAGVVNIITKKAIDGAEASVRYGKTERGDGDEKSADLVWGTRSERGSLMASLNYSESGAVNLASRAPCSLFEENGELVCSGSSSTIGGRARLADGRRVNFNQDPNGNPRGFETYSAAKHAYNSNPFLNAVNPIKRVGVSAFGNMRLTDRVDMFSELMFTNRKSKQLATPGAIGVYRPIEIAANHPTNPTGQNLTLERRRVAEVGPRYFFQETNTFRIVAGLKGALGDKWDWSASLNWGRNTGVDGMTNIINLDRVDATLNAATCGRTPTAAPCGNYLGYGNLSPAVLEYIHFTTRDHGGNDQKSFNASISGELFSMPAGPVGFASGFEYRREKGWRDPDSLIVSGAANTPAMDPIAGQYSAREVFAELSVPLLAKLPLVQSLTMNAAARYSDYSLFGSQGTYKLGLDWQVMPALKMRANRSTAFRVPNVPELFGGVSEGNLTTTDPCNNWNTLDPNSAVYKNCQASGVPAGYRQFGPSILTTGGGNQNLKPEEADTFTVGMVWTPSRALTLTLDYFNIEIDNAIETVPGSTKLSVCYNSPGLSHIFCRPSSFTRDPRTGEINFLSSQPENAAQQKVAGLDFGAMYDFSLFGWASSVTADVSRLNRYDVTPFPGGEVIEYAGKITGGRGSYAKWRSTASLTASNGPWSGSYTVQYIGKADDINAAPEDIGSHAPSISYHNASVKYAFNKAMALSFGVDNLFDKRAPYIQSWTDGNTDTMTYDLLGRRWHVRLGYKF, encoded by the coding sequence ATGGTTCACAAATTCGTCCCAAGAACGACAGCCGCGCTCGCAATGCTGGTCCTGCAGCAAGGCGCCCATGCACAGCAACCCGCTACCACCGAGAACACCCAGGCGACCGGGATGGAACGGGTCCAGATCACGGGCAGCCGGATCAATCTGCGACAGGAGCAGCTGTCCGGTGTCGGCCCGGTGACCGTGATCGACGCGGAAACCATCCAGCGCTCGGGCGCGATCTCGGTCGAGACGCTGCTACAGCGTATGCCGTCTTCCGCGGGCACCGCGGGGAGCCAGACCAGTGCCTATTGGACCAGTAACGGTTATGGTACCACTCAGGTCAACCTGCGCGGCCTCGGCATCGACCGCACCCTGGTCCTCCTGAACGGACGCCGCGTCGTGTCGGGAGGGACGGGCGCCAACAGCTCGGTCGACCTGAACATGATCCCGGTCGCGATGATCGAGCGGATCGAGGTGCTGAAGGACGGCGCATCCGCGATCTATGGCGCGGACGCTGTCGCCGGCGTCGTCAACATCATCACCAAGAAGGCAATCGACGGTGCCGAGGCCTCTGTCCGGTACGGCAAGACGGAGCGCGGCGACGGCGACGAGAAGTCCGCTGATCTCGTATGGGGTACGCGGAGCGAGCGCGGATCGCTGATGGCGTCGTTGAACTACTCCGAGAGCGGCGCTGTCAACCTGGCGTCGCGTGCGCCTTGTTCACTATTCGAAGAGAATGGCGAACTGGTCTGCTCCGGCAGCTCGTCCACCATCGGCGGCCGTGCCCGCCTCGCGGATGGTCGCCGCGTCAACTTCAACCAGGATCCGAACGGGAATCCACGTGGATTCGAAACCTACAGCGCGGCCAAGCACGCCTACAACAGCAATCCGTTCCTGAACGCGGTCAACCCGATCAAGCGTGTCGGCGTCAGTGCCTTCGGCAATATGCGCCTGACCGATCGGGTGGACATGTTCAGCGAGCTCATGTTCACGAACCGCAAATCGAAGCAGCTGGCGACGCCCGGCGCGATCGGGGTCTACCGTCCGATCGAGATCGCCGCGAACCATCCGACCAACCCGACGGGTCAGAACTTGACCCTAGAGCGGCGCAGGGTGGCCGAGGTGGGGCCACGCTACTTTTTCCAAGAAACGAACACCTTCCGCATCGTCGCCGGCCTCAAAGGCGCGCTTGGAGACAAGTGGGATTGGTCGGCGTCCCTCAACTGGGGCCGCAACACAGGCGTGGATGGGATGACGAACATCATCAACCTGGACCGTGTCGATGCGACCCTGAACGCTGCGACCTGCGGCAGGACACCGACCGCCGCTCCCTGCGGCAATTACCTTGGTTACGGCAACCTGAGCCCGGCGGTGCTGGAGTACATCCACTTCACGACGCGCGACCATGGCGGAAACGACCAGAAGAGCTTCAATGCCAGCATCAGCGGCGAGCTGTTCTCGATGCCGGCAGGTCCGGTGGGATTTGCTTCCGGCTTCGAATACCGGCGTGAGAAAGGCTGGCGGGACCCGGACAGCCTGATCGTGTCGGGCGCGGCAAATACACCTGCCATGGACCCGATTGCCGGCCAGTACAGCGCGCGTGAAGTGTTTGCCGAACTGTCCGTTCCCTTGCTGGCCAAGCTGCCGCTGGTGCAGTCGCTGACCATGAATGCGGCGGCCCGCTATTCCGACTACAGCCTGTTCGGTTCCCAGGGAACCTATAAGCTGGGCCTGGACTGGCAGGTGATGCCGGCGCTGAAAATGCGCGCGAACAGGTCGACGGCCTTCCGGGTGCCGAACGTGCCGGAACTGTTCGGCGGTGTTTCCGAGGGCAACCTGACGACGACCGACCCATGCAACAACTGGAACACGCTCGATCCGAACTCCGCGGTCTACAAGAACTGCCAGGCGTCCGGCGTACCTGCCGGCTACAGGCAGTTCGGCCCGTCGATCCTGACGACCGGCGGCGGCAACCAGAACCTGAAGCCGGAAGAGGCGGATACCTTCACGGTCGGGATGGTGTGGACGCCGTCCAGGGCGCTGACCCTGACCCTCGACTATTTCAACATCGAGATCGACAACGCCATCGAGACGGTCCCGGGATCGACCAAACTGTCGGTGTGCTATAACTCGCCAGGACTGTCCCACATCTTCTGCCGGCCTTCGAGTTTCACCCGCGATCCGCGCACAGGCGAGATCAACTTCCTGTCGTCCCAGCCGGAGAACGCGGCGCAGCAGAAGGTTGCTGGCCTGGACTTCGGCGCCATGTATGATTTCAGCCTCTTCGGCTGGGCCTCGTCCGTCACGGCCGACGTCTCGCGCCTCAACCGCTACGACGTGACGCCATTCCCTGGCGGCGAGGTCATCGAGTACGCCGGCAAGATCACGGGTGGACGAGGAAGCTACGCCAAGTGGCGGTCGACGGCATCCCTGACGGCGTCCAACGGGCCGTGGTCGGGTTCCTATACGGTCCAGTATATCGGCAAGGCGGACGACATTAACGCCGCACCGGAGGACATCGGCTCGCACGCACCGAGCATCTCGTATCACAACGCTAGCGTGAAGTACGCATTCAACAAAGCGATGGCACTCTCGTTCGGGGTCGACAACCTGTTCGACAAGCGTGCCCCGTATATCCAGAGCTGGACGGACGGGAACACCGATACGATGACCTACGACCTGCTGGGTCGCCGCTGGCACGTTCGCCTGGGCTACAAGTTCTAG
- a CDS encoding four-helix bundle copper-binding protein, protein MNQQHETCIEACNDCADACDMCAAACLQEEDVKMMARCIALDIDCAQLCRVAAAMMARGSEAAKLVCEACAALCDMCAEECGKHQMQHCQECAAACRRCAEECRRMLAA, encoded by the coding sequence ATGAACCAGCAACACGAAACCTGTATCGAGGCCTGCAATGACTGTGCGGATGCGTGCGACATGTGTGCCGCCGCCTGCCTGCAGGAGGAGGACGTAAAGATGATGGCCCGCTGCATCGCACTCGACATCGATTGCGCTCAGCTCTGCCGGGTCGCTGCCGCCATGATGGCACGGGGCAGCGAAGCGGCCAAGCTCGTCTGCGAGGCATGCGCCGCGCTGTGTGACATGTGTGCCGAAGAGTGCGGAAAGCATCAGATGCAGCATTGCCAGGAGTGCGCTGCGGCCTGCCGCCGGTGTGCCGAAGAGTGCCGCCGGATGCTTGCAGCATGA